One window of Lepeophtheirus salmonis chromosome Z, UVic_Lsal_1.4, whole genome shotgun sequence genomic DNA carries:
- the LOC121130124 gene encoding uncharacterized protein isoform X1 has translation MKLFENDCQKSLESISTSSTSNPTITTSVKNSNSNYISSMIVSVTTAKMTGLDLGPPPSSTNSNSGSTTSSSSSNNNNSSRQEDLLTTPKVEPNALGGGLLSPRCNNNSRHGEDMLTTPVLTTPKTAEYWSTLGKDIPFSPTSLVSVPPPPPRELPMDSDIGLRSPCDGLLHKRRMFKNKINSGNSVNSDSNSCDTPGSDNSPRDLSVSSGVKEELMDKDEDSSNGASSNGGGGVGSVPTHLRRQISKPEGLNKNVARFQHSPLAVPSPNWNVVERYIGVEILKTPKLLDNSFFDFLVPPTTPKNGKISGNRDISPGSEADRYSGRDQRLSPRLSPRFPIPEAPTDLSKNNSNDRIPPLARIGDDDLYEAEDLSMSKTSSSSQQHENSSNVNNNNNSIPVKEKSPTPSPPSIQTNDPLKQEYSPSPPDASNVMDSSAAAPPPQKTIKTEMDSSEQHQQPPIYDYRQSMSGHPAAHPASFPHPLYFPPQFHSALYHRQIYSELQQGNHQILNRGSPVQQMVDSYDYQSQQTHQQQANQQQQQQVHHHQHPNNSSSALHWSQQHMNNPHHWTIPTSNEDSAMDEDNSSSSPPYHSNNNKGPTISVKPPSALMHNSSSTDLVKSSSVVPSFSPSSSSSSSDTKKTSLKKRSSKDHSASSHHPSKSSSSSLSNRPEKTAPRSKDGVKRTYVCPHCQRSYDWNYNLNRHLKYECGKENAFQCAKCSRKFPHKQNCVYHLKRKHKIVCDSIDQYVSKGFVIFQGANNPSSSSSSPPSTSPNSSSLSGPPHHLSGGHLSRETIATS, from the exons ATGAAA TTATTTGAGAAtgattgtcaaaaatccttggaaTCAATTAGTACTTCTAGCACATCCAATCCTACAATTACAACGTCAGTGAAGAACTCTAATTCTAATTACATCTCTTCAATGATTGTGTCTGTAACAACTGCGAAAATGACTGGATTAGACTTAGGACCTCCTCCTTCGTCTACAAATTCTAACTCCGGCTCTACAacctcctcctcttcttctaataataataatagttcaaGACAAGAAGACTTGTTGACAACCCCAAAAGTTGAGCCGAATGCACTTGGAGGTGGGCTGCTCTCCCCTCGTTGTAACAATAATAGTCGTCATGGTGAGGATATGTTGACAACACCGGTTTTAACTACCCCTAAAACCGCAGAGTATTGGTCAACACTCGGGAAAGACATTCCCTTCTCACCCACTTCCCTAGTCTCAGTTCCACCGCCACCTCCTCGAGAGCTACCCATGGACTCAGACATTGGACTTCGCTCACCTTGTGACGGTCTTCTTCACAAAAgaagaatgtttaaaaataaaatcaattcgGGGAATAGTGTTAATTCAGACTCTAATTCCTGTGATACCCCTGGCTCAGATAATAGTCCGAGAGATTTAAGTGTTTCGTCTGGAGTCAAAGAGGAATTGATGGATAAGGATGAGGACTCGAGTAATGGAGCATCATCCAATGGGGGCGGGGGAGTTGGGAGTGTTCCAACTCATCTTCGTCGTCAGATCTCAAAACCCGAAgggttaaataaaaatgttgcaaGGTTTCAGCATTCGCCCCTTGCTGTTCCTAGTCCAAATTGGAATGTTGTTGAGCGATACATTGGTGTGGAGATCTTAAAAACTCCAAAACTTTTAGATAATAGCTTCTTTGATTTCCTTGTTCCTCCAACCACTCCAAAAAATGGTAAGATATCTGGGAATAGGGACATTTCACCTGGTTCTGAAGCGGATCGATACTCTGGGCGGGATCAAAGGCTATCACCCCGTCTCTCTCCACGTTTTCCTATTCCGGAAGCGCCAACTGATCTTAGTAAGAATAACAGCAATGATCGTATTCCCCCATTGGCTAGAATTGGGGATGATGATCTCTATGAGGCTGAGGATCTATCCATGTCAAAAACTTCCTCTTCCTCACAGCAACATGAAAATAGTAGTAACGtgaataataacaacaattcAATCCCTGTCAAAGAAAAAAGCCCAACACCCTCACCTCCTTCTATTCAAACTAATGATCCCTTGAAGCAAGAGTATTCTCCATCTCCTCCCGATGCATCAAATGTGATGGACTCCTCCGCCGCGGCTCCTCCACctcaaaaaacaatcaaaactgAGATGGATAGTAGCGAGCAGCATCAGCAGCCCCCTATCTATGACTACCGTCAGAGTATGAGTGGTCATCCCGCTGCTCATCCAGCCTCATTTCCTCATCCTCTCTATTTCCCACCTCAGTTTCATTCAGCTCTCTACCATCGTCAAATCTATTCAGAGCTACAACAGGGAAATCACCAAATTCTGAATCGTGGTTCTCCAGTGCAACAAATGGTGGATAGCTATGACTATCAGAGCCAACAGACCCATCAACAGCAGGCCAACCAGCAGCAGCAACAACAAGTCCATCACCATCAACATCCGAACAACTCTTCTTCTGCTCTCCATTGGTCACAACAACACATGAACAATCCGCACCATTGGACCATCCCTACAAGCAATGAGGACTCCGCCATGGACGAAGACAATTCATCATCCAGTCCTCCGTACCATTCAAACAACAACAAAGGTCCAACAATCTCTGTCAAACCTCCGTCTGCTCTCATGCATAATTCATCATCTACAGATCTTGTCAAGTCATCATCAGTCGTTCCCTCTTTCTCTCCCtcatcatcttcttcttcttcagatACTAAAAAGACTTCTCTCAAGAAGAGATCATCCAAGGATCACTCTGCCTCATCCCATCATCCCTcaaaatcatcatcatcatccctTTCAAACCGCCCTGAAAAGACGGCCCCAAGATCCAAAGACGGTGTGAAGCGTACCTACGTCTGTCCTCACTGTCAACGCTCCTACGATTGGAACTACAATCTGAATAGACATTTGAAATATGAATGcggaaaagaaaatgcatttcAATGCGCAAAATGTAGTCGAAAGTTTCCGCACAAACAGAATTGTGTCTATCATTTAAAGAGGAAACACAAAATTGTGTGCGATAGCATTGATCAGTATGTCTCTAAAGGATTTGTCATATTTCAAGGAGCCAATAatccctcctcctcctcctcttctcCACCCTCTACATCTCCCAACTCCTCCTCTCTTTCAGGCCCACCCCATCATCTCTCCGGTGGGCATTTATCTCGAGAGACTATTGCCACGTCTTAG
- the LOC121130124 gene encoding uncharacterized protein isoform X2, with protein sequence MIVSVTTAKMTGLDLGPPPSSTNSNSGSTTSSSSSNNNNSSRQEDLLTTPKVEPNALGGGLLSPRCNNNSRHGEDMLTTPVLTTPKTAEYWSTLGKDIPFSPTSLVSVPPPPPRELPMDSDIGLRSPCDGLLHKRRMFKNKINSGNSVNSDSNSCDTPGSDNSPRDLSVSSGVKEELMDKDEDSSNGASSNGGGGVGSVPTHLRRQISKPEGLNKNVARFQHSPLAVPSPNWNVVERYIGVEILKTPKLLDNSFFDFLVPPTTPKNGKISGNRDISPGSEADRYSGRDQRLSPRLSPRFPIPEAPTDLSKNNSNDRIPPLARIGDDDLYEAEDLSMSKTSSSSQQHENSSNVNNNNNSIPVKEKSPTPSPPSIQTNDPLKQEYSPSPPDASNVMDSSAAAPPPQKTIKTEMDSSEQHQQPPIYDYRQSMSGHPAAHPASFPHPLYFPPQFHSALYHRQIYSELQQGNHQILNRGSPVQQMVDSYDYQSQQTHQQQANQQQQQQVHHHQHPNNSSSALHWSQQHMNNPHHWTIPTSNEDSAMDEDNSSSSPPYHSNNNKGPTISVKPPSALMHNSSSTDLVKSSSVVPSFSPSSSSSSSDTKKTSLKKRSSKDHSASSHHPSKSSSSSLSNRPEKTAPRSKDGVKRTYVCPHCQRSYDWNYNLNRHLKYECGKENAFQCAKCSRKFPHKQNCVYHLKRKHKIVCDSIDQYVSKGFVIFQGANNPSSSSSSPPSTSPNSSSLSGPPHHLSGGHLSRETIATS encoded by the coding sequence ATGATTGTGTCTGTAACAACTGCGAAAATGACTGGATTAGACTTAGGACCTCCTCCTTCGTCTACAAATTCTAACTCCGGCTCTACAacctcctcctcttcttctaataataataatagttcaaGACAAGAAGACTTGTTGACAACCCCAAAAGTTGAGCCGAATGCACTTGGAGGTGGGCTGCTCTCCCCTCGTTGTAACAATAATAGTCGTCATGGTGAGGATATGTTGACAACACCGGTTTTAACTACCCCTAAAACCGCAGAGTATTGGTCAACACTCGGGAAAGACATTCCCTTCTCACCCACTTCCCTAGTCTCAGTTCCACCGCCACCTCCTCGAGAGCTACCCATGGACTCAGACATTGGACTTCGCTCACCTTGTGACGGTCTTCTTCACAAAAgaagaatgtttaaaaataaaatcaattcgGGGAATAGTGTTAATTCAGACTCTAATTCCTGTGATACCCCTGGCTCAGATAATAGTCCGAGAGATTTAAGTGTTTCGTCTGGAGTCAAAGAGGAATTGATGGATAAGGATGAGGACTCGAGTAATGGAGCATCATCCAATGGGGGCGGGGGAGTTGGGAGTGTTCCAACTCATCTTCGTCGTCAGATCTCAAAACCCGAAgggttaaataaaaatgttgcaaGGTTTCAGCATTCGCCCCTTGCTGTTCCTAGTCCAAATTGGAATGTTGTTGAGCGATACATTGGTGTGGAGATCTTAAAAACTCCAAAACTTTTAGATAATAGCTTCTTTGATTTCCTTGTTCCTCCAACCACTCCAAAAAATGGTAAGATATCTGGGAATAGGGACATTTCACCTGGTTCTGAAGCGGATCGATACTCTGGGCGGGATCAAAGGCTATCACCCCGTCTCTCTCCACGTTTTCCTATTCCGGAAGCGCCAACTGATCTTAGTAAGAATAACAGCAATGATCGTATTCCCCCATTGGCTAGAATTGGGGATGATGATCTCTATGAGGCTGAGGATCTATCCATGTCAAAAACTTCCTCTTCCTCACAGCAACATGAAAATAGTAGTAACGtgaataataacaacaattcAATCCCTGTCAAAGAAAAAAGCCCAACACCCTCACCTCCTTCTATTCAAACTAATGATCCCTTGAAGCAAGAGTATTCTCCATCTCCTCCCGATGCATCAAATGTGATGGACTCCTCCGCCGCGGCTCCTCCACctcaaaaaacaatcaaaactgAGATGGATAGTAGCGAGCAGCATCAGCAGCCCCCTATCTATGACTACCGTCAGAGTATGAGTGGTCATCCCGCTGCTCATCCAGCCTCATTTCCTCATCCTCTCTATTTCCCACCTCAGTTTCATTCAGCTCTCTACCATCGTCAAATCTATTCAGAGCTACAACAGGGAAATCACCAAATTCTGAATCGTGGTTCTCCAGTGCAACAAATGGTGGATAGCTATGACTATCAGAGCCAACAGACCCATCAACAGCAGGCCAACCAGCAGCAGCAACAACAAGTCCATCACCATCAACATCCGAACAACTCTTCTTCTGCTCTCCATTGGTCACAACAACACATGAACAATCCGCACCATTGGACCATCCCTACAAGCAATGAGGACTCCGCCATGGACGAAGACAATTCATCATCCAGTCCTCCGTACCATTCAAACAACAACAAAGGTCCAACAATCTCTGTCAAACCTCCGTCTGCTCTCATGCATAATTCATCATCTACAGATCTTGTCAAGTCATCATCAGTCGTTCCCTCTTTCTCTCCCtcatcatcttcttcttcttcagatACTAAAAAGACTTCTCTCAAGAAGAGATCATCCAAGGATCACTCTGCCTCATCCCATCATCCCTcaaaatcatcatcatcatccctTTCAAACCGCCCTGAAAAGACGGCCCCAAGATCCAAAGACGGTGTGAAGCGTACCTACGTCTGTCCTCACTGTCAACGCTCCTACGATTGGAACTACAATCTGAATAGACATTTGAAATATGAATGcggaaaagaaaatgcatttcAATGCGCAAAATGTAGTCGAAAGTTTCCGCACAAACAGAATTGTGTCTATCATTTAAAGAGGAAACACAAAATTGTGTGCGATAGCATTGATCAGTATGTCTCTAAAGGATTTGTCATATTTCAAGGAGCCAATAatccctcctcctcctcctcttctcCACCCTCTACATCTCCCAACTCCTCCTCTCTTTCAGGCCCACCCCATCATCTCTCCGGTGGGCATTTATCTCGAGAGACTATTGCCACGTCTTAG